A region of bacterium DNA encodes the following proteins:
- a CDS encoding EI24 domain-containing protein, producing MRIIKDLGAGFRYLLKGFTFLAGNPRLWAWAVMPTVINIILLAAMIALFAHFYGDLYTWLAARLGIHGFAVADAWWQHLINWIIWAGNMLFQILIVLLSLIIFLIVSYAASFVVAGPFNDMLSERVEVMVTGIPPPPFTLKKFLSDLWRTIKVESTKAGVLLAIPVVLFVVSFIPIVGGPLYVVLIFFFGAWDLGFSYADLPFGRKAVPFKTRWAFARREKWALIGLGAGFIVPFFALIFAPPMVVGGTLLYVEKYLKEKT from the coding sequence ATGCGCATAATCAAGGATCTCGGTGCAGGCTTCAGATATCTTCTCAAAGGCTTCACCTTCCTGGCGGGCAATCCCAGGCTGTGGGCCTGGGCCGTGATGCCGACCGTCATCAACATCATACTGCTCGCGGCCATGATCGCCCTCTTCGCCCACTTCTACGGGGACCTGTACACGTGGCTCGCGGCAAGGCTCGGAATCCACGGCTTCGCCGTCGCGGACGCCTGGTGGCAGCACCTCATAAACTGGATCATCTGGGCAGGCAACATGCTCTTCCAGATCCTGATCGTGCTGCTCAGCCTCATCATCTTCCTCATAGTCTCGTATGCCGCGAGCTTCGTCGTGGCAGGCCCGTTCAACGACATGCTCTCGGAGCGCGTGGAGGTCATGGTCACGGGCATCCCGCCCCCTCCCTTCACCTTGAAGAAGTTCCTCTCCGACCTGTGGCGCACGATAAAGGTCGAGTCCACGAAGGCCGGGGTCCTGCTGGCCATACCGGTGGTCCTGTTCGTTGTGAGCTTCATCCCCATAGTCGGCGGCCCGCTGTACGTGGTCCTCATCTTCTTCTTCGGCGCATGGGACCTGGGTTTCTCCTACGCAGACCTCCCCTTTGGCCGCAAGGCCGTGCCCTTCAAAACTAGATGGGCGTTCGCCAGACGCGAGAAGTGGGCGCTCATCGGCCTCGGCGCGGGTTTCATCGTCCCCTTCTTCGCCCTCATCTTCGCGCCCCCCATGGTCGTCGGCGGGACGCTCTTGTACGTCGAGAAATACCTTAAAGAAAAAACTTGA
- the trmB gene encoding tRNA (guanosine(46)-N7)-methyltransferase TrmB, translating into MPVRRSKDTVTQTQRHKASFVYPCASDPTHGNRLIVEIGPGRGDFLFHLAESNPDAEIVGIEIKGKRVDKLIARIERRRFANVTIIQDDARAALPRHFAQGTVNEIHIQFPDPWPKRRHEKHRPINEELLADCARVLRPGGTLSFITDHRPYAELSSGMLARTKGLTNCYEAPFVTDLADAFPTLFSEKWKAEGRTIYYQRYIKPLPSPRVTV; encoded by the coding sequence ATGCCGGTACGGCGTTCTAAAGACACTGTAACACAAACCCAAAGGCATAAGGCCTCCTTCGTGTATCCCTGCGCATCCGATCCTACGCACGGCAACAGGCTCATCGTGGAGATCGGGCCGGGACGCGGGGACTTCCTCTTTCATCTGGCCGAGTCAAATCCCGACGCGGAGATAGTCGGCATCGAGATCAAGGGAAAGCGCGTGGACAAGCTGATCGCCAGGATCGAGCGGCGCAGGTTCGCGAACGTGACCATCATCCAGGACGATGCTAGGGCCGCCCTCCCCCGCCACTTCGCCCAGGGAACGGTGAACGAGATCCACATCCAGTTCCCGGACCCGTGGCCCAAGAGGCGACACGAGAAGCACAGGCCGATAAACGAGGAGCTGCTCGCGGACTGCGCGAGGGTACTCAGGCCCGGCGGCACGCTCAGCTTCATAACTGACCACAGGCCATACGCCGAGCTCTCGTCAGGCATGCTCGCGCGCACCAAGGGGCTGACAAATTGCTACGAGGCCCCTTTTGTCACTGATCTTGCCGACGCATTCCCCACCCTTTTCAGCGAGAAGTGGAAGGCCGAGGGCCGCACGATATATTACCAGAGGTATATCAAGCCATTGCCTTCCCCAAGGGTAACCGTGTAA